A single region of the Methanobrevibacter sp. genome encodes:
- a CDS encoding NAD(P)H-dependent glycerol-3-phosphate dehydrogenase, whose protein sequence is MEKVAVIGAGALGTALAQTVAENADEVYLHLRREELKEEINSVRFNNEYYPNTQLKDNIIATTDYDDIKDCKVIILAIPSSAFRSVLENLKGVLREDAILVTTAKGIEYPSLKTMGKLIEEYFDDQYVALSGPNFASEIMLRLSTVSNIASRSHENAKIVKSVLDTPQFKVKIIDDVVGLEICGVTKNINAIANGICEGMNINENARYGVLTKGFTETKDIIKSIGGDESTASEYCGFGDLVLTSTSLESRNHTLGMLYGQRLIIDEKASGVVFEGKNSIMAMKDICSNYNIQSVIVDFVYDVIVNRIPPKIAFRTLWDNIE, encoded by the coding sequence CTATCTGCATTTAAGAAGGGAAGAACTGAAGGAAGAAATAAATTCTGTAAGATTCAACAATGAATATTATCCAAATACTCAATTGAAGGACAACATAATAGCTACTACAGATTATGATGACATAAAGGACTGCAAGGTCATCATACTTGCTATTCCATCTTCTGCATTCAGATCCGTGCTTGAAAATCTTAAAGGAGTACTCCGAGAGGATGCAATACTTGTAACCACTGCAAAGGGAATCGAATATCCCTCTCTTAAAACCATGGGGAAGCTTATTGAAGAGTATTTTGATGACCAGTACGTGGCATTGTCCGGACCTAACTTCGCATCTGAAATCATGCTTAGACTGTCTACTGTGTCAAACATAGCATCAAGAAGCCATGAAAATGCTAAAATAGTCAAATCCGTGCTTGACACTCCACAATTCAAGGTGAAAATCATCGATGATGTTGTAGGACTTGAAATATGCGGTGTTACAAAGAACATCAATGCAATAGCTAATGGTATTTGTGAAGGAATGAACATTAATGAAAATGCCAGATACGGAGTTCTAACAAAAGGTTTTACCGAGACAAAGGACATTATAAAAAGCATTGGCGGAGACGAATCAACTGCAAGTGAATACTGCGGATTTGGAGATCTTGTACTGACTTCCACTTCGCTTGAAAGCAGGAACCATACTCTTGGAATGCTTTACGGCCAGAGACTGATCATTGATGAAAAGGCCAGCGGAGTAGTCTTTGAAGGAAAGAATTCAATAATGGCGATGAAGGACATCTGCAGCAATTATAATATTCAAAGCGTTATTGTGGACTTTGTATATGATGTCATTGTAAATAGGATTCCTCCTAAGATAGCTTTCAGAACCTTGTGGGATAATATTGAATAA